A part of Hippopotamus amphibius kiboko isolate mHipAmp2 chromosome 16, mHipAmp2.hap2, whole genome shotgun sequence genomic DNA contains:
- the ZNF276 gene encoding zinc finger protein 276 isoform X4, whose protein sequence is MGHCRLCHGKFSSRSLRSISGRAPGESSEGPPPGDRVFVQDFQSLLGVAVHEDPALSQFVCKNCHSQFYQCRGLLTSFLQRVNVPPMGRRKPCAKVGVQPRTGAEEGACVVDLIASSPQGLRGLVGWVHGHAAGCGALPSLQRTLSSEYCGIIRAVWSCGQGHDYTMDADSSCGALLLDSALGVTWAWDKESAPRLPQHRGSSPTEAAPQSSQGRATAAGAETETLPSTDTARPPSEGDPVGPGLGAPPQPSTPHSGAPGQLGEKQVPSPTSDDRVKDEFSDLSEGDFLSEDENDKKQNAPSSDESFEPYPGKNTPDTPLADAQRGSLTWNPVPGAPHHRPGKGTTTQGQAGPPLLLKVPMVSGKKSESKEAKKSEEPKIRKKPGPKPGWKGKPRCEREELPTIYKCPHQGCTAVYRGADGMKKHVKEHHEEVRERPCPHPGCNKVFMIDRYLQRHVKLIHTEVRNYICDECGQTFKQRKHLLVHQMRHSGAKPLQCEVCGFQCRQRASLKYHMTKHKAETELDFACEQCGRRFEKAHNLNVHMSMVHPLTQTLDKAAEPPPGPAGGQAVKAEPT, encoded by the exons ATGGGGCACTGTCGCCTCTGCCACGGGAAGTTCTCCTCCCGGAGTCTCCGCAGCATCTCTGGCAGGGCGCCTGGGGAGAGCTCAGAGGGGCCGCCCCCTGGGGACCGTGTTTTTGTCCAGGACTTCCAGAGTCTCCTGGGGGTGGCCGTCCATGAGGACCCGGCTCTGTCCCAGTTCGTCTGCAAGAACTGCCACTCCCAGTTCTACCAGTGCCGTGGCCTCCTCACGTCTTTCCTGCAGCGAGTCAATGTCCCCCCGATGGGCCGCCGGAAGCCTTGTGCGAA GGTCGGTGTCCAGCCGCGGACGGGGGCGGAGGAGGGCGCGTGTGTGG TGGACCTGATCGCTTCGAGCCCCCAGGGCCTGCGCGGCTTGGTGGGGTGGGTGCATGGACACGCAGCCGGCTGCGGCGCCCTGCCCAGCCTCCAGAGGACCCTGTCCTCCGAGTACTGTGGCATCATCCGGGCCGTGTGGAGCTGCGGCCAGGGCCACGACTACACCATGGACGCCGACTCCAGCTGCGGGGCCCTCTTGCTGGACAGCGCTTTGGGCGTCACGTGGGCGTGGGACAAGGAATCCGCCCCGCGGCTCCCCCAGCACCGGGGGTCCAGCCCCACCGAGGCCGCCCCTCAGAGCTCCCAGGGCAGAGCGACCGCGGCCGGGGCCGAGACCGAGACGCTGCCCAGCACGGACACAGCCCGGCCTCCTTCAGAGGGTGACCCAGTGGGGCCTGGGCTGGGCGCCCCGCCTCAGCCAAGCACCCCCCACAGTGGGGCCCCAG GGCAGTTGGGTGAGAAGCAGGTTCCATCTCCAACCTCGGATGATCGGGTAAAAGACGAGTTCAGTGACCTTTCTGAGGG aGACTTCCTGAGTGAAGATGAAAATGACAAGAAGCAGAATGCCCCGTCCTCGGACGAGTCCTTTGAGCCCTACCCAGGAAAGAA CACCCCAGACACCCCCTTAGCAGATGCCCAGCGTGGGTCTCTGACGTGGAACCCAGTCCCAGGGGCACCACACCACCGGCCAGGAAAGGGCACAACCACACAGGGGCAGGCTGGACCTCCTCTTCTCCTTAAAGTCCCGAT ggtCTCTGGTAAGAAGAGTGAAAGCAAAGAAGCCAAGAAGTCAGAAGAACCAAAAATTCGAAAGAAACCTGGGCCCAAGCCGGGCTGGAAGGGCAAGCCGCGCTGTGAGAG GGAGGAGCTGCCCACCATCTACAAGTGTCCTCACCAGGGCTGCACAGCCGTGTACCGTGGGGCCGACGGCATGAAG AAGCACGTCAAGGAGCACCACGAGGAGGTGCGGGAGAGGCCCTGCCCGCACCCTGGCTGCAACAAGGTGTTCATGATCGACCGCTACCTGCAGCGCCACGTCAAGCTCATCCACACAG AGGTGCGGAACTACATCTGCGATGAGTGTGGACAGACCTTCAAGCAGCGGAAGCACCTCCTGGTCCACCAGATGCGCCACTCGGGAGCGAAGCCGCTGCA GTGCGAAGTCTGCGGGTTCCAGTGCCGGCAGCGGGCGTCCCTGAAGTACCACATGACGAAGCACAAGGCCGAGACGGAGCTGGACTTCGCGTGCGAGCAGTGCGGCCGGCGGTTTGAGAAGGCGCACAACCTCAACGTGCACATGTCCATGGTGCACCCCCTGACGCAGACCCTGGACAAGGCCGCGGAGCCCCCGCCTGGGCCTGCGGGGGGACAGGCTGTGAAGGCCGAGCCCACCTGA
- the ZNF276 gene encoding zinc finger protein 276 isoform X3 has product MKRDRLGRFLSPGASAQRGSSGGGGGGGGRARGRPARGGPDVAEAAALVAARLGWGPARACADAGADGADEAGTARALAMGHCRLCHGKFSSRSLRSISGRAPGESSEGPPPGDRVFVQDFQSLLGVAVHEDPALSQFVCKNCHSQFYQCRGLLTSFLQRVNVPPMGRRKPCAKVGVQPRTGAEEGACVVDLIASSPQGLRGLVGWVHGHAAGCGALPSLQRTLSSEYCGIIRAVWSCGQGHDYTMDADSSCGALLLDSALGVTWAWDKESAPRLPQHRGSSPTEAAPQSSQGRATAAGAETETLPSTDTARPPSEGDPVGPGLGAPPQPSTPHSGAPGQLGEKQVPSPTSDDRVKDEFSDLSEGDFLSEDENDKKQNAPSSDESFEPYPGKKVSGKKSESKEAKKSEEPKIRKKPGPKPGWKGKPRCEREELPTIYKCPHQGCTAVYRGADGMKKHVKEHHEEVRERPCPHPGCNKVFMIDRYLQRHVKLIHTEVRNYICDECGQTFKQRKHLLVHQMRHSGAKPLQCEVCGFQCRQRASLKYHMTKHKAETELDFACEQCGRRFEKAHNLNVHMSMVHPLTQTLDKAAEPPPGPAGGQAVKAEPT; this is encoded by the exons ATGAAGCGGGACCGGCTCGGGCGCTTCCTGTCGCCCGGCGCGTCCGCGCAGCGCGGGAgctcgggcggcggcggcggcggcggcggccgggcccGGGGCCGCCCCGCCCGCGGCGGGCCCGACGTGGCCGAGGCGGCGGCTCTGGTGGCGGCGCGGCTGGGCTGGGGCCCGGCGCGGGCCTGCGCGGACGCGGGCGCGGACGGCGCCGACGAGGCAG GAACAGCCCGGGCTCTGGCCATGGGGCACTGTCGCCTCTGCCACGGGAAGTTCTCCTCCCGGAGTCTCCGCAGCATCTCTGGCAGGGCGCCTGGGGAGAGCTCAGAGGGGCCGCCCCCTGGGGACCGTGTTTTTGTCCAGGACTTCCAGAGTCTCCTGGGGGTGGCCGTCCATGAGGACCCGGCTCTGTCCCAGTTCGTCTGCAAGAACTGCCACTCCCAGTTCTACCAGTGCCGTGGCCTCCTCACGTCTTTCCTGCAGCGAGTCAATGTCCCCCCGATGGGCCGCCGGAAGCCTTGTGCGAA GGTCGGTGTCCAGCCGCGGACGGGGGCGGAGGAGGGCGCGTGTGTGG TGGACCTGATCGCTTCGAGCCCCCAGGGCCTGCGCGGCTTGGTGGGGTGGGTGCATGGACACGCAGCCGGCTGCGGCGCCCTGCCCAGCCTCCAGAGGACCCTGTCCTCCGAGTACTGTGGCATCATCCGGGCCGTGTGGAGCTGCGGCCAGGGCCACGACTACACCATGGACGCCGACTCCAGCTGCGGGGCCCTCTTGCTGGACAGCGCTTTGGGCGTCACGTGGGCGTGGGACAAGGAATCCGCCCCGCGGCTCCCCCAGCACCGGGGGTCCAGCCCCACCGAGGCCGCCCCTCAGAGCTCCCAGGGCAGAGCGACCGCGGCCGGGGCCGAGACCGAGACGCTGCCCAGCACGGACACAGCCCGGCCTCCTTCAGAGGGTGACCCAGTGGGGCCTGGGCTGGGCGCCCCGCCTCAGCCAAGCACCCCCCACAGTGGGGCCCCAG GGCAGTTGGGTGAGAAGCAGGTTCCATCTCCAACCTCGGATGATCGGGTAAAAGACGAGTTCAGTGACCTTTCTGAGGG aGACTTCCTGAGTGAAGATGAAAATGACAAGAAGCAGAATGCCCCGTCCTCGGACGAGTCCTTTGAGCCCTACCCAGGAAAGAA ggtCTCTGGTAAGAAGAGTGAAAGCAAAGAAGCCAAGAAGTCAGAAGAACCAAAAATTCGAAAGAAACCTGGGCCCAAGCCGGGCTGGAAGGGCAAGCCGCGCTGTGAGAG GGAGGAGCTGCCCACCATCTACAAGTGTCCTCACCAGGGCTGCACAGCCGTGTACCGTGGGGCCGACGGCATGAAG AAGCACGTCAAGGAGCACCACGAGGAGGTGCGGGAGAGGCCCTGCCCGCACCCTGGCTGCAACAAGGTGTTCATGATCGACCGCTACCTGCAGCGCCACGTCAAGCTCATCCACACAG AGGTGCGGAACTACATCTGCGATGAGTGTGGACAGACCTTCAAGCAGCGGAAGCACCTCCTGGTCCACCAGATGCGCCACTCGGGAGCGAAGCCGCTGCA GTGCGAAGTCTGCGGGTTCCAGTGCCGGCAGCGGGCGTCCCTGAAGTACCACATGACGAAGCACAAGGCCGAGACGGAGCTGGACTTCGCGTGCGAGCAGTGCGGCCGGCGGTTTGAGAAGGCGCACAACCTCAACGTGCACATGTCCATGGTGCACCCCCTGACGCAGACCCTGGACAAGGCCGCGGAGCCCCCGCCTGGGCCTGCGGGGGGACAGGCTGTGAAGGCCGAGCCCACCTGA
- the ZNF276 gene encoding zinc finger protein 276 isoform X2 yields the protein MLLGAQSQNPASGPDLGVCLRGRSWEAGGVWPPLPWELCDVLTSCFLCLPGTARALAMGHCRLCHGKFSSRSLRSISGRAPGESSEGPPPGDRVFVQDFQSLLGVAVHEDPALSQFVCKNCHSQFYQCRGLLTSFLQRVNVPPMGRRKPCAKVGVQPRTGAEEGACVVDLIASSPQGLRGLVGWVHGHAAGCGALPSLQRTLSSEYCGIIRAVWSCGQGHDYTMDADSSCGALLLDSALGVTWAWDKESAPRLPQHRGSSPTEAAPQSSQGRATAAGAETETLPSTDTARPPSEGDPVGPGLGAPPQPSTPHSGAPGQLGEKQVPSPTSDDRVKDEFSDLSEGDFLSEDENDKKQNAPSSDESFEPYPGKNTPDTPLADAQRGSLTWNPVPGAPHHRPGKGTTTQGQAGPPLLLKVPMVSGKKSESKEAKKSEEPKIRKKPGPKPGWKGKPRCEREELPTIYKCPHQGCTAVYRGADGMKKHVKEHHEEVRERPCPHPGCNKVFMIDRYLQRHVKLIHTEVRNYICDECGQTFKQRKHLLVHQMRHSGAKPLQCEVCGFQCRQRASLKYHMTKHKAETELDFACEQCGRRFEKAHNLNVHMSMVHPLTQTLDKAAEPPPGPAGGQAVKAEPT from the exons ATGCTTCTGGGAGCCCAGAGTCAGAACCCTGCCTCAGGCCCAGACCTGGGCGTGTGTTTAAGGGGCAGGAGCTGGGAGGCTGGCGGAGtgtggcctcccctcccctgggagcTGTGTGACGTGCTGACCTCATGCTTCCTGTGCTTGCCAGGAACAGCCCGGGCTCTGGCCATGGGGCACTGTCGCCTCTGCCACGGGAAGTTCTCCTCCCGGAGTCTCCGCAGCATCTCTGGCAGGGCGCCTGGGGAGAGCTCAGAGGGGCCGCCCCCTGGGGACCGTGTTTTTGTCCAGGACTTCCAGAGTCTCCTGGGGGTGGCCGTCCATGAGGACCCGGCTCTGTCCCAGTTCGTCTGCAAGAACTGCCACTCCCAGTTCTACCAGTGCCGTGGCCTCCTCACGTCTTTCCTGCAGCGAGTCAATGTCCCCCCGATGGGCCGCCGGAAGCCTTGTGCGAA GGTCGGTGTCCAGCCGCGGACGGGGGCGGAGGAGGGCGCGTGTGTGG TGGACCTGATCGCTTCGAGCCCCCAGGGCCTGCGCGGCTTGGTGGGGTGGGTGCATGGACACGCAGCCGGCTGCGGCGCCCTGCCCAGCCTCCAGAGGACCCTGTCCTCCGAGTACTGTGGCATCATCCGGGCCGTGTGGAGCTGCGGCCAGGGCCACGACTACACCATGGACGCCGACTCCAGCTGCGGGGCCCTCTTGCTGGACAGCGCTTTGGGCGTCACGTGGGCGTGGGACAAGGAATCCGCCCCGCGGCTCCCCCAGCACCGGGGGTCCAGCCCCACCGAGGCCGCCCCTCAGAGCTCCCAGGGCAGAGCGACCGCGGCCGGGGCCGAGACCGAGACGCTGCCCAGCACGGACACAGCCCGGCCTCCTTCAGAGGGTGACCCAGTGGGGCCTGGGCTGGGCGCCCCGCCTCAGCCAAGCACCCCCCACAGTGGGGCCCCAG GGCAGTTGGGTGAGAAGCAGGTTCCATCTCCAACCTCGGATGATCGGGTAAAAGACGAGTTCAGTGACCTTTCTGAGGG aGACTTCCTGAGTGAAGATGAAAATGACAAGAAGCAGAATGCCCCGTCCTCGGACGAGTCCTTTGAGCCCTACCCAGGAAAGAA CACCCCAGACACCCCCTTAGCAGATGCCCAGCGTGGGTCTCTGACGTGGAACCCAGTCCCAGGGGCACCACACCACCGGCCAGGAAAGGGCACAACCACACAGGGGCAGGCTGGACCTCCTCTTCTCCTTAAAGTCCCGAT ggtCTCTGGTAAGAAGAGTGAAAGCAAAGAAGCCAAGAAGTCAGAAGAACCAAAAATTCGAAAGAAACCTGGGCCCAAGCCGGGCTGGAAGGGCAAGCCGCGCTGTGAGAG GGAGGAGCTGCCCACCATCTACAAGTGTCCTCACCAGGGCTGCACAGCCGTGTACCGTGGGGCCGACGGCATGAAG AAGCACGTCAAGGAGCACCACGAGGAGGTGCGGGAGAGGCCCTGCCCGCACCCTGGCTGCAACAAGGTGTTCATGATCGACCGCTACCTGCAGCGCCACGTCAAGCTCATCCACACAG AGGTGCGGAACTACATCTGCGATGAGTGTGGACAGACCTTCAAGCAGCGGAAGCACCTCCTGGTCCACCAGATGCGCCACTCGGGAGCGAAGCCGCTGCA GTGCGAAGTCTGCGGGTTCCAGTGCCGGCAGCGGGCGTCCCTGAAGTACCACATGACGAAGCACAAGGCCGAGACGGAGCTGGACTTCGCGTGCGAGCAGTGCGGCCGGCGGTTTGAGAAGGCGCACAACCTCAACGTGCACATGTCCATGGTGCACCCCCTGACGCAGACCCTGGACAAGGCCGCGGAGCCCCCGCCTGGGCCTGCGGGGGGACAGGCTGTGAAGGCCGAGCCCACCTGA
- the ZNF276 gene encoding zinc finger protein 276 isoform X1 translates to MKRDRLGRFLSPGASAQRGSSGGGGGGGGRARGRPARGGPDVAEAAALVAARLGWGPARACADAGADGADEAGTARALAMGHCRLCHGKFSSRSLRSISGRAPGESSEGPPPGDRVFVQDFQSLLGVAVHEDPALSQFVCKNCHSQFYQCRGLLTSFLQRVNVPPMGRRKPCAKVGVQPRTGAEEGACVVDLIASSPQGLRGLVGWVHGHAAGCGALPSLQRTLSSEYCGIIRAVWSCGQGHDYTMDADSSCGALLLDSALGVTWAWDKESAPRLPQHRGSSPTEAAPQSSQGRATAAGAETETLPSTDTARPPSEGDPVGPGLGAPPQPSTPHSGAPGQLGEKQVPSPTSDDRVKDEFSDLSEGDFLSEDENDKKQNAPSSDESFEPYPGKNTPDTPLADAQRGSLTWNPVPGAPHHRPGKGTTTQGQAGPPLLLKVPMVSGKKSESKEAKKSEEPKIRKKPGPKPGWKGKPRCEREELPTIYKCPHQGCTAVYRGADGMKKHVKEHHEEVRERPCPHPGCNKVFMIDRYLQRHVKLIHTEVRNYICDECGQTFKQRKHLLVHQMRHSGAKPLQCEVCGFQCRQRASLKYHMTKHKAETELDFACEQCGRRFEKAHNLNVHMSMVHPLTQTLDKAAEPPPGPAGGQAVKAEPT, encoded by the exons ATGAAGCGGGACCGGCTCGGGCGCTTCCTGTCGCCCGGCGCGTCCGCGCAGCGCGGGAgctcgggcggcggcggcggcggcggcggccgggcccGGGGCCGCCCCGCCCGCGGCGGGCCCGACGTGGCCGAGGCGGCGGCTCTGGTGGCGGCGCGGCTGGGCTGGGGCCCGGCGCGGGCCTGCGCGGACGCGGGCGCGGACGGCGCCGACGAGGCAG GAACAGCCCGGGCTCTGGCCATGGGGCACTGTCGCCTCTGCCACGGGAAGTTCTCCTCCCGGAGTCTCCGCAGCATCTCTGGCAGGGCGCCTGGGGAGAGCTCAGAGGGGCCGCCCCCTGGGGACCGTGTTTTTGTCCAGGACTTCCAGAGTCTCCTGGGGGTGGCCGTCCATGAGGACCCGGCTCTGTCCCAGTTCGTCTGCAAGAACTGCCACTCCCAGTTCTACCAGTGCCGTGGCCTCCTCACGTCTTTCCTGCAGCGAGTCAATGTCCCCCCGATGGGCCGCCGGAAGCCTTGTGCGAA GGTCGGTGTCCAGCCGCGGACGGGGGCGGAGGAGGGCGCGTGTGTGG TGGACCTGATCGCTTCGAGCCCCCAGGGCCTGCGCGGCTTGGTGGGGTGGGTGCATGGACACGCAGCCGGCTGCGGCGCCCTGCCCAGCCTCCAGAGGACCCTGTCCTCCGAGTACTGTGGCATCATCCGGGCCGTGTGGAGCTGCGGCCAGGGCCACGACTACACCATGGACGCCGACTCCAGCTGCGGGGCCCTCTTGCTGGACAGCGCTTTGGGCGTCACGTGGGCGTGGGACAAGGAATCCGCCCCGCGGCTCCCCCAGCACCGGGGGTCCAGCCCCACCGAGGCCGCCCCTCAGAGCTCCCAGGGCAGAGCGACCGCGGCCGGGGCCGAGACCGAGACGCTGCCCAGCACGGACACAGCCCGGCCTCCTTCAGAGGGTGACCCAGTGGGGCCTGGGCTGGGCGCCCCGCCTCAGCCAAGCACCCCCCACAGTGGGGCCCCAG GGCAGTTGGGTGAGAAGCAGGTTCCATCTCCAACCTCGGATGATCGGGTAAAAGACGAGTTCAGTGACCTTTCTGAGGG aGACTTCCTGAGTGAAGATGAAAATGACAAGAAGCAGAATGCCCCGTCCTCGGACGAGTCCTTTGAGCCCTACCCAGGAAAGAA CACCCCAGACACCCCCTTAGCAGATGCCCAGCGTGGGTCTCTGACGTGGAACCCAGTCCCAGGGGCACCACACCACCGGCCAGGAAAGGGCACAACCACACAGGGGCAGGCTGGACCTCCTCTTCTCCTTAAAGTCCCGAT ggtCTCTGGTAAGAAGAGTGAAAGCAAAGAAGCCAAGAAGTCAGAAGAACCAAAAATTCGAAAGAAACCTGGGCCCAAGCCGGGCTGGAAGGGCAAGCCGCGCTGTGAGAG GGAGGAGCTGCCCACCATCTACAAGTGTCCTCACCAGGGCTGCACAGCCGTGTACCGTGGGGCCGACGGCATGAAG AAGCACGTCAAGGAGCACCACGAGGAGGTGCGGGAGAGGCCCTGCCCGCACCCTGGCTGCAACAAGGTGTTCATGATCGACCGCTACCTGCAGCGCCACGTCAAGCTCATCCACACAG AGGTGCGGAACTACATCTGCGATGAGTGTGGACAGACCTTCAAGCAGCGGAAGCACCTCCTGGTCCACCAGATGCGCCACTCGGGAGCGAAGCCGCTGCA GTGCGAAGTCTGCGGGTTCCAGTGCCGGCAGCGGGCGTCCCTGAAGTACCACATGACGAAGCACAAGGCCGAGACGGAGCTGGACTTCGCGTGCGAGCAGTGCGGCCGGCGGTTTGAGAAGGCGCACAACCTCAACGTGCACATGTCCATGGTGCACCCCCTGACGCAGACCCTGGACAAGGCCGCGGAGCCCCCGCCTGGGCCTGCGGGGGGACAGGCTGTGAAGGCCGAGCCCACCTGA
- the ZNF276 gene encoding zinc finger protein 276 isoform X5: protein MKRDRLGRFLSPGASAQRGSSGGGGGGGGRARGRPARGGPDVAEAAALVAARLGWGPARACADAGADGADEAGTARALAMGHCRLCHGKFSSRSLRSISGRAPGESSEGPPPGDRVFVQDFQSLLGVAVHEDPALSQFVCKNCHSQFYQCRGLLTSFLQRVNVPPMGRRKPCAKVGVQPRTGAEEGACVVDLIASSPQGLRGLVGWVHGHAAGCGALPSLQRTLSSEYCGIIRAVWSCGQGHDYTMDADSSCGALLLDSALGVTWAWDKESAPRLPQHRGSSPTEAAPQSSQGRATAAGAETETLPSTDTARPPSEGDPVGPGLGAPPQPSTPHSGAPGQLGEKQVPSPTSDDRVKDEFSDLSEGDFLSEDENDKKQNAPSSDESFEPYPGKNTPDTPLADAQRGSLTWNPVPGAPHHRPGKGTTTQGQAGPPLLLKVPMDPSPSSFKDSPRKPVGSLQKPVSPGHGSALTGSPATQQRWRLWGPGCGLRQRKEEKWLVWSVRSFLSIYCLKRRTAFFFFNYLLIHWLH, encoded by the exons ATGAAGCGGGACCGGCTCGGGCGCTTCCTGTCGCCCGGCGCGTCCGCGCAGCGCGGGAgctcgggcggcggcggcggcggcggcggccgggcccGGGGCCGCCCCGCCCGCGGCGGGCCCGACGTGGCCGAGGCGGCGGCTCTGGTGGCGGCGCGGCTGGGCTGGGGCCCGGCGCGGGCCTGCGCGGACGCGGGCGCGGACGGCGCCGACGAGGCAG GAACAGCCCGGGCTCTGGCCATGGGGCACTGTCGCCTCTGCCACGGGAAGTTCTCCTCCCGGAGTCTCCGCAGCATCTCTGGCAGGGCGCCTGGGGAGAGCTCAGAGGGGCCGCCCCCTGGGGACCGTGTTTTTGTCCAGGACTTCCAGAGTCTCCTGGGGGTGGCCGTCCATGAGGACCCGGCTCTGTCCCAGTTCGTCTGCAAGAACTGCCACTCCCAGTTCTACCAGTGCCGTGGCCTCCTCACGTCTTTCCTGCAGCGAGTCAATGTCCCCCCGATGGGCCGCCGGAAGCCTTGTGCGAA GGTCGGTGTCCAGCCGCGGACGGGGGCGGAGGAGGGCGCGTGTGTGG TGGACCTGATCGCTTCGAGCCCCCAGGGCCTGCGCGGCTTGGTGGGGTGGGTGCATGGACACGCAGCCGGCTGCGGCGCCCTGCCCAGCCTCCAGAGGACCCTGTCCTCCGAGTACTGTGGCATCATCCGGGCCGTGTGGAGCTGCGGCCAGGGCCACGACTACACCATGGACGCCGACTCCAGCTGCGGGGCCCTCTTGCTGGACAGCGCTTTGGGCGTCACGTGGGCGTGGGACAAGGAATCCGCCCCGCGGCTCCCCCAGCACCGGGGGTCCAGCCCCACCGAGGCCGCCCCTCAGAGCTCCCAGGGCAGAGCGACCGCGGCCGGGGCCGAGACCGAGACGCTGCCCAGCACGGACACAGCCCGGCCTCCTTCAGAGGGTGACCCAGTGGGGCCTGGGCTGGGCGCCCCGCCTCAGCCAAGCACCCCCCACAGTGGGGCCCCAG GGCAGTTGGGTGAGAAGCAGGTTCCATCTCCAACCTCGGATGATCGGGTAAAAGACGAGTTCAGTGACCTTTCTGAGGG aGACTTCCTGAGTGAAGATGAAAATGACAAGAAGCAGAATGCCCCGTCCTCGGACGAGTCCTTTGAGCCCTACCCAGGAAAGAA CACCCCAGACACCCCCTTAGCAGATGCCCAGCGTGGGTCTCTGACGTGGAACCCAGTCCCAGGGGCACCACACCACCGGCCAGGAAAGGGCACAACCACACAGGGGCAGGCTGGACCTCCTCTTCTCCTTAAAGTCCCGAT GGACCCCAGCCCCTCATCCTTCAAGGACTCACCCCGGAAACCTGTGGGCTCTCTGCAGAAGCCTGTGAGCCCTGGTCACGGTTCGGCTCTGACTGGGAGCCCAGCCACACAGCAGAGGTGGAGGCTGTGGGGGCCAGGCTGTGGcctgagacagagaaaggaggaaaagtggCTGGTATGGTCTGTGAGAAGCTTCTTGTCAATATACTGCTTAAAGAGGaggacagctttttttttttttaattatttacttattcattggttacattga